Proteins from a genomic interval of Desulfovibrio sp. Huiquan2017:
- a CDS encoding TIGR03905 family TSCPD domain-containing protein has protein sequence MDNAHRQVAPMRTVPTARRNVEHFIPEADVCTKEIDFVVDNGSIDYVNFSGGCEGNLKAIAAMIEGMNVDFVLDRFSGITCGSKSTSCMDQFCHALQEYKAKIQSR, from the coding sequence ATGGATAACGCACATCGTCAGGTCGCTCCCATGCGCACCGTACCGACTGCCCGCCGCAATGTTGAACATTTCATCCCCGAAGCGGATGTCTGCACCAAGGAAATCGATTTCGTCGTGGATAACGGCAGCATCGACTACGTCAACTTTTCGGGCGGCTGCGAAGGCAACCTTAAGGCCATCGCCGCCATGATCGAGGGCATGAACGTGGACTTCGTCCTGGACCGTTTCAGCGGCATCACCTGCGGCTCCAAGTCCACCTCCTGCATGGATCAGTTTTGCCACGCCTTGCAGGAATACAAGGCCAAAATCCAGTCCCGGTAA